The sequence aAACCTACTGTTTCTATTAGAATCAACTGGTATCACCAATGAaaacaggggaacctgggtgacacGAACAGGAACAGAGTGTGCATGGGATAATCAAATCCCCTAGCCCTGACCCAGCTCTCTAATCGGCCTCTACTGCCCTCTACTGGCAGAGTCTAAGAGCCAGCCAGCAGGTGGAGGGAAAGTGTGGTCCCAGCCTAGGCATCCCCAAGCAGAGCACAGAAGGGTTTGAAGCTGAGAGACAATGGCTTAGCAAGTAACTCAAAAACCCTGTACTCATATTTGTGCATGCGTGTGTTATAACCTGTATGACATTTTgggatttaataaatataaatcatatataaaaatcaaaataaatccattcattcagctatacttgataattttttattattataaaataaatgagaaacataTCACTAAGAACATGGGAAAATTGAGATTAACTAAATTTAGGATtgaataaaactcaaaaatattttataaaatttataaaaatagtgtTTAATGAATAATACATAACTTTTCTAACGTACATCTTcactaaaaccaaaaacatgtataaaacatgacataatttttttatctttagaagTCATCTAGtgagttttgaaaaatagagGAGTTCATAAAATATGTCAGTTACATTTACAAGTACTAAATTTAATAATTCacctttcagaattatttttctttccagttaaCAGCATAGTCTAGtgatagatatttaaataaaattgcaaaaattACCTGAAGTTAACCAAGTAAAAAAAGAGTTCTTTACTCTTTGAACCTTTCTTTAATTATCTTTCATGTAATCTCATTAAGAACtatgacttggggcacctgggtgactcagtcggttaagcgtccgacttcagctcaggtcattacctcgcagttcgtgagttaaagccccatgtcaggctctgtgctgacggctcagagcctggagcctgcttcagattctgtgtgtctctctctctgctcctcccagcttgtgctctctctctctttctcaaaaaattttttaaaaacattaaaaattaaaaaaaaagaaccatgacTTACTTAGTCATGACTGAACTTAGTCATGACAGaactttatgacctcatttactTTAATTATGCCTCTAAATGCTAACTTCCAACACAGTTACATTAGGGCTTAGAACTTCAACTTCAACAtatgaggtgtttttttgtttgtttctttgttttttttttttttgtttgtttgtgataTACAATCAGCCCATAGAAATAGTAtggataaaaatcataaatatcctCAAATTAACCCAATGTATATCCCTGGCCTCAAACGTTAGCTTTGTCTAGCAATCATTTTGTTTGCTCTGGTTAATTACCTTTATTTTCCCCATTAGGGCTTATCTCCAACATTCATTGCCCCTTTGGAGCTTGCTGTCAGACTTACACTCGGGATATAGAATATTTAAGGTTTGGTGACTACTGAAACAGATATggggaatgaatgagaaaaatacgTGCAAATGACACCTAGTCTAGATTAGACAGTGTggttgttaattttatgtgtcaacttgaatGGTTCCCATGTTCCTGGATAGTTGGCTaacagttttctaggtgtgtttGTAAGAGTGTTTCTGCATGAAAGTAGCATTTGAATTGATGGGCTCAGTAAAGCAGGTTGTCATCCCCAACATCTGTGAACATAATCCCAACcactgaaggcctgaatagagAAAAGTTTGCAGGAAGAAAACCTAGGTGCTTCTTCTCTGTTTGCTTCAGGTGGAACATCATCTTTTCTGGTTCTTGGTACTCCTGATTCTCGGGCCCTCAGAAGTGGACTAGAATCTCTACCTTCAGCTGCTTTGGTTCGCAGGCCTTCAGGTTTAGATAGCATTACATCACCAGCTTCCCAGGGTTTCCATCTTGCACATGACAAATCATGGGACTTTCCAGCCTCTGCAGTTACATAAACAAGGGTAAAGGAAACTGAAGGGAGGTAAATATGGGAGTAAACATGGAGATAGGTGGAGGATCAATGAAGTGAGGCAGTTAGTAATCCGAGAAAGGAGAAACAATCAAGAAATATGGAACAGTCAACTGTAATAGCCTCATACTTGAGAATCCAACATATATAGGAATATTGAGGTCAGTGGTGACAGTGGATGCACAGTTTTATGGTATGATATTACTATAATATTGTCCATGAAGGAGTGAATGACTAACATGAAAGAAGACATAAGGGAATCCAATGCCAAATAAGCATATCCTCGAGCAACTCATGGTGCAGCGACTTGTACCAGGTTATAATATGTACACTTCTTTTTCTGCctaagaaatggaagatgaagtATTCTAGCCAAAAGTCAATGGGTCATAGAAATAGACTGATGAGTTAAGACCAAGACCTGAAGGATGGCACACACCTCGGTCATTACCTAATTTTGGAAGAAAGGATAATGTGTATGCTTTGAAGAACCTAAGGAGgaatatttagattttataatGATCACTCTgtgagcaaagggaagaaattgATGCATTCTGGCAGAGCTGGTGCAGGGAAAAATTAGgagattgctttggcaattcaGATGGTAAAAGTCTAAATTCAGGCAGATAAGgtataaataaaatggaagaaatgtttGTAGAAAGGCCATGAAACTCGAAAACTAAATGGACATGGTGATGAGAGTAATAGTCAAAGAGGAGTGGAAGATTTTAAACCAGAGCTGAGAATGGCAGTGCCCTTAGAAGAAAAGTGAGAGAAAGTCCTTCCTCTGTGAAGTCAGAAATTCCCTTCTCAGCCCAGCATTCCTGCCTGAGAACATCCACAACTGATGGGAGACAAGTTCTCTGGTTTCTGCCGTGTCTGTCCTATGATTGTCCCAAAAGGGGGAGAGATGCTGGTCTGGAAAATAACATCTGTTGTACCCCTGCCATCCTGCAACCTAAGTAAATAATCTATATGATACAACAACATATGGAGGGGGTTTGtaagatattatatttttctaaggaTAGGGAAACTAAGGTTTCAGTCATGGTTTAGATAGCATCGTCTAACTGACAAGTGAGTGACCTGGTGTTCATAACAGGTATGATCCAAAAAACATGTTCTCAAATATAACAcacttcttccctttttccctaaTGGATATCTTGCCTCCCACTCTTCCAGCAAGGAAATAATATGGAGAATGGTGGTAACATCTGTGAAAATGGCAGAGTAAGGACCTCGgaaattttcttcttccattgagaaaatgagaaaatgggcaaGAAATGGTCTGAATCAACTTGTTCAAAATTCTAGACATTGAACAAAGGCTTGCATCTGTCTAAGTAGagtgtatttaagaaaaatggttGACTTTTTGCAAGATCGGTGGCTATGTGTCATTTTGATTTGTCCTAATCCCATTCACCCACTCTCTAGCTCTACTGtagccttaaaaaataataaccagaATGCACAGTGAAAACCAATAGTCCGGGGCATCCAGAGGGAGCAGTTTGGAGCTGGACTTCTTTCAAAATCTCCTTTCCAGAAAATTGTCATTATCTGGCCTGATACTTCCTGTGAAGATCACTCTTGCTAGACCGTTTCTATTTCATCTGATCTGTAGCCCTCTTAATGCAAATATCATTTTCCCAGTGGGTAAGTCAAAAACAATTACCAGTAATCAATTAACTTTGCGGCTGACTGTGACAGTGGATAACAGTtgggaaaaatattaaattaaccaAACTGCtaaaaaggaaaagctgaagaATGAGATATTTACAAGAGCTTTGAATATTTTTGACGTATACCTGAGGTATAGAAGGCCATGTGCATGTCAGAGCTCTGCATATGCCCAGGGCTGTAGAAATAACCAGAAAAGGTCTGAGAAGGCCCTCATGTCTCATCCCTGGCTCATCTTGAGACTGTGCCTGAGCAGAAAGATAAAGACTAACGTAGAGTCCCATAATGAATGTCTGGGTGTTGAAGTTGTGTTCCAACATGCCTACAGATCTCTGAgcaaagacaaatactgctttCAGGTATGTAAGGAAATCTCTTTCCAATTATTAGCTGGCACTGGGCTAACTCAGCAGACTTCAGTGGCTGCACACAAAACAACTGATGTTACAGAATTAATTCAGAAATTCACTAAGTAAATGCcagcagcaataacaacaacaaatagcaATAAAATGAATTCTGGGGATAGAGAAAAATGTGATTCCCAGAATTGCCACAAAGTGTCCAGTTTTCAATAGATTATGGGgcatcaaaagaaacaaaaattatggtCCATGCAGAGGGGAAAAATACCAACAGAAACTGTCCTGAGGAAGTCAAAACATTAGACTTATTAATCATGACTTTAAATCAATCATTTTAAATAGGCTCAATGAACTAAAGGAAATTGTGATTGTGATAATACcagtaaagagataaaaattatttttaaaaatcatatataaattatggagttaaaaacattcaataattgaggggcacctgggtggctcagtctgttaatcatctgactttgaattttgaatcaggtcataatcttgtagtTCATGAATTCAGCCTGCGTTGGGCTAGGCACTAGtggtgaggagcctacttggattttctctctctctctctctctctctctctctctctctctgagaatgaataaataagcattaaataaagttcaataattgatataaaaatttACTCTAAGGGCTCCACAGTACATTTGACAATACAGTagaaagaaacagcaaacatGAGGATTGGTCAATAGTGATCATGCAGTCTGAgtaactgaaggaaaaaataatgaaggaaaatgagaagaggCTCAAACACTTATGAGATATCGTCaagaatgcatatatatatatatgaaagtctgggaaggagcagagaggagagagaaggaacattGGAAGAAGTAACACTGAAACTCTCCTAATTTGATGAACAATATTAATTAACAGAAGCTCAATAAATGACAAAtatgataaatttaaaagatacactTAGTAATTGAAATGAACAAGGGTTGTGCAGAAAGGCACTGGGACTCTGAACATGTTTCTATAAATCCTAATAAGAGATAAATTTGTGGCTAAAAAGGAAATGACCCTTGCAAACAGAGAAGTGGGTagtaatgggagaaaatatggtTTTAGTGAGAGCTAATCATGTGCCAAACAAGTCTAACTGTATAGAGCAGTTATAAACATAGTAACAAAAATTATGTGAGATGAGGAAATGCAAAATTGTTCTTAGAtgatttataaaactaaaataatttttgagaggTCACATGACTTTTAcatcttacatttctttattgAACATTTTAAGCTTCAGAtacttttctaagttttttacATACACTCAATAATTTCTTTTATCCTCACCACAACCTCAAGAGTTAGATCTTATTATCCCCACTTACAGTTGACCTAAATAGGCATAGAAGAATTTAGCAACAGGCTCAAAGCACAAAAGTAGTGAATGGAGAAACAGGTTTTCAAACCCAAGCACTCTGATTACCCCATTTGTGCTCTTATGCTGTTAATCATTGCTCAGAGTTTTGAAGCTCAGATTCAGATTCATTCCAAAtatgctgtttttgttgttattctacTTCATTGCCCAGTTGAATATTTCTACAATGAGAAGCAGTGTGAACTACAGATAGAGATGCATTGCTTCCTGGTAAATTATACTCCCTGTTtagatgacagaaaaaaatataatctcaTCCTGCGCAATTCAGAATTGCTAAAGGGGGATATTCAGTGTAATCCTTAACATGTCCAAATTATCTGGCCATTCCCTTTTTTCCAGTGCTTCCTTACAAGTGATTATCCTTCTCACATCAAAGGCTTCCACCCATACACATGCATCCAGACAATTATCAGGTCTATTTAGCAGTCTTGTCATCTCCAACCACTGGTCAGAACTCACAATGAGACCTTCCTCATATGTAGCAGCCTCAGAAGTCGGCTCCGAATCTCCTTGGTCCTAGCCCCATAGATGATCGGGTTGAGCACAGGAGGCACCAGCACGTACAGGTTGGCCAGAAAAATGTGCACATTCTTGGGGACTCGGTGCTGGCCAAAGCGGTgggtgaggaaggagaagaaggcaggAATGTAGAAGACCAGGATGACCCCCAGGTGGGAGCCACAGGTACTCAGAGCCTTGTGCCTGGCATCTTGAGATGGAAGGCGGAAGACAGCATGGAGGATAAAGCCGTAGGAAATGGCAATGAGGATGGCATCCAGACCCATGGCCAGCAGGGCCACAGTCAGCCCATAGACAATATTGACAGTGATGTTGGCACAGGCCAGGCGAGCGATGCCCATGTGCTCACAGTATGTGTGGGCCATGACATGGTGACCACAGTAAGGCAGTCGCCTCAACAAGAAGATGAATGGGGTCACAATGGCCACACTACGGCATAGCCCAGCAAGGCCAATTTTGCCTATGACGGTATGGTTGAGAATGGTTGTGTATCTCAGTGGGTTGCAGATTGCCACATAGCGATCAAAGGCCATGGCTAGAAGAACTAAAGACTCCAGGGTATAGATAGAATGGACACAGAACATCTGGGCCAGGCATCCACCAAAGGAAATCTCTCCAGCATGAAGCCACAAAATGGCCAGCATTTTGGGCACAGTGACAGAGCTGAGAGCCAGGTCGGTGAGTGAGAGAAGGCACAGGAAGAGGTACATGGGTGCATGAAGAGCACTGTCTGTCACAATGACCATGATGAGGGCAGCATTCCCAGCCAGCGCTACCAGATACATGGCGCAGAAGGGGATGGCGATCCAGACATGGGCCCACTCCAGCCCTGGGATGCCCGTCAGGATGAGTGTGCCTGGGAGACTGTCATCACTGATGTTGGAAGCAGGCATTCTGCTTGGTAAATAAAGGCCTTTATCCAAGGGGTAATGGAATGCCTTCCCTGTAACATCATTCACATAAGATGATGAACTTTCTGTGAAATAATCTTTttaggtaagaaaaatatttactgttattAACTTGTTCAAATATCTTGAAAGATTCTATCACATACAGTctgctgatttttctttctgttaattcTTGTACTTGTCAATCATGTTTTGAGTTCCATATTCCAAAGTATTTAAGCATATTTCCAAGCTGATCCTTCACGACTTACCTCCTACACATCCTGTCcagcattttttaacttttagttgACTCACGTTGATGGTTGTTCCTTGACTCTCTCGTTCATGCCTTTTCCATGCCTATGGAgtcttctgtctttattttccctttctcttttttctacacTTCAGTGAAAGTTTTTCTGGATTCCAGATGCCATAACTTTATTCTGTTCCTTAatggtcttttaatttttgatcCTTCAAATAGTTTACAAAATCCTGTTGGCTGAGATCATGCTTTTATGAAATTGTGTACTCTACACTGATCATGCCTGTGTCTGGATCTAGACATTTTGATCAATGTTCACTCAAGACTCAATTTTGATAACTTTAGTAAGATACCATTGACTTTGaaaattcataataataatacaatctatattttctgtatttgtaatGTATCTTCATATATATACAGTACACAACTTCATTTTATATCCCACCTCGAATGATTATAAAGAGGCTAGGCCACCTAAATATGTTTACAATTCTCATGATTGAGTGTCTACGGTGGTTTGCGTATTTGTCAGGGTATGATAGAAGAAAGCAAGTGACATCAAACATTGTAGCTGAGAGAAGGCACTCCCTACTGTGGCAAAGCCAACCTGCATGCCTCCCAGTGAGATGGCTGGATACTGAGGCTAGATCGGAACACCAAGTGCTGAAAAGGCAGATTAAGGGAGAAAATGGAGTGTCCTGGGGTTGTTCACAGAGAAGATATTCTGAGAAGGAATCTGGTTTTGTTGTAGAAGGGtaactaattttaaaagcacatcaCCTACTGAAAGGAAACCTATGTAGGATATTGAGAAACTTGAATTTTAGACTGGATTCTCTAACAAAACTGATGTGTGATTTTGAAcaaatcttccatttctttgggcagttttaatttaaaaaaccaatgaCTCTAGTCATTCTTTCCTCTGAGGTCTGCTCATTATGTGGCATTGGAAAAATACAACAGTCTTTTtggggcttctttttttttccatctctaaatATGAAATGGCATCATGTGATTTATTACCTTAACAAAATTTATGGTTCAGCAAAAAGTAATATTCATGAGATTTATAATTTCGACACCCCAAAGAatcaccccccccttttttttcaacttctttatTTCCTAACAGCCCTCTGGATAAAACAGAGTATAATCATCATTTGCACCCCTAATCAGTGGGAAGACAAAGTCCAGAGAAGTAAACTGATGTCATCCACATCACAAAGCATGTTAATTGCACAACTGAAATGAGGGGTCCTGATTTACGCGTCCTGATTCAGAGTTTCAAGTTTTACTTTACCCGAATGTGCATAAATGTGACCAATATCTGAAATCCTATGTTTTTCAAACAAGGCACTTTGTCTAATATCAACTCATAAGGCTGTAATCACTTTATTTGTTACCTGAATAAGAAAGAGGTAAAGAGAATTAGGGAGCCTCTCCTGTTTGCACAGACTCTTTCACTGATGACCTCAACTGGCCCTGGGCTCAGCCTTGACATGAGCCTTGTCACTAGAGGAGAGAGGCTTAAatggtggagggcagagagctttctttctcttcccctctgtggGGTTATTTGTTATGTGTATTGTAAGCCCTGGGAAAGTGAATGGGGTAATTGCTGAAACATCAGCGATGTTCTGGTCTCAAGGCTGTAGAATGCCACAGCACCATGAGAACAGAGCCCCAAGATCCCCCACCCCAGGATCCCGTCAGGGGACAGACCCACTATAATTGCCTAGCAGTCCTTGAAACTGCACACCTTCCCTGCATGCTTTCAGGTAAACACCAGATGTGTGTTTGGTCTATGTCTGGAGgctctttgtgttttcctcccaGACTGTAACATTGTTTGATGTTTATACCTGGCGaacataaaataaagactatgtgCAGTTTGCTGCTTTTGCTGCCGCTGCTGTTTCTCTAGCAGAGGCAGCCCTGCACCTCCGCTCAGTCTAAGTGTCTGAGAACTTTATCTTCAGTGCGTGGCTACAACCTCTCTTCCCAGGCTATTCTTGCCCCTGAAGGAAGTTTTTAAGTGGTTATTGTGAGACAGTGGTACTCTGTGATATTCTGGGTTGTGAAGACCAGAAAAACTGTGGTTACGGAAGAATTGGATTTATTCCCCCCTTAGGAAGCAATGGATAAGATATTGAGGTAGTGCCACTCTGGTCCACAATAGGGGTCTTCTCTCCAAATTGTCCCAGGGTCTTGTCCTTGAGTCCTCTCTCTGACCTAGACCTCAATTAGTTAACTCTGTATTCTTTCCTTGAACATGGTTGCTGGAATCTGATTTCAAGACCGAACCTCTGGGGTAGACACACACTTGCAGGCGGGGCATGCTGAGGTTGGAGCTGTTTTGGAGATGTCCTGAGTGTGAGGCTGTGTGGACAGCTCGTCCAGGGACAGCTTGTGCAGGAGGTGTGTATCTGGTTTTACAGTAAAGGAGGTAAAAGCTGTGTTTCTGTGCAAGTTTGGGTGAGTGTGGAATGAGGGAGCAGAGGGGGCTGAATGTGTAATCTGGGTTGAAGTAGCTGATCTTTCTCTCACCTGAGTTTTCTGGGCTCAGTGAATGTCTTCAGCTCAGCTCTATGGCCCAGCCTCCTCTGGTCAACGGGCTTGATAAGTGAGCTTATTTATTGACTCTGTCTGTGATGCTCAGGAGTGTAAAGCAAAGTGGCGACCTCCAGGGACTTGGTCCATGAAACacactttgagaaagagaacaagaagggGCGGGGGTgataaaatgaggaagaaataaggaaggagAATCTTCCTTGATGACTTTGCCAGGAAAGTGGAAATGAAAGATCTGGTatactttgttttatgttttatcctTTCCTCTCAtcgctctgtttctcttttctttccttgtctccttgatttcttctcttctctttatttctgtgtgtcttcttgaACTCCCTCTCACTGTGAATAGAtcaaaattccatgctcatgggaaGCAAATAAGGGTGGCAGGTACATACATGCATCACTGTACCATACGTTCACTTACAAAACGCAAGTTCAAAGATCGAATTACCAAGAATTTTATTATGATGACAGCAGAGCTTTAAGGAGAGCACAAGACCCTTCTGAGCCTGGGCACTGTGCAACTGTCCTCTGCGGCACTCATTAGCCTTGAAGCTGGGCCTGGCAGGAAATGATATCAGTGTTCTAGGTAGATCCTCTCAGATCGCTTAACTCAGCCATCTCTCTGGTCCCCGCGCCAAGGATTCCCTCTGTCAAAGCCCTTTCCAGGATTAACTGTATTTTCTCCCATAACTTAAGAGTAATCTATTCTCTTCCCTTGTAACAAGCTTTCTCCTCTCAAATTATTTCATTGTAATGGTCTTCAATCTTTTCATATGGGAAATTcctaaaagaattttcaaaacactGCATTGCCttcatactctattttttttacttttaaacatttttttaacgtttatttatttttgagagaagagagagagagagtaagcatgagtgggggaggtggagagagagagggagacacagactctgaagcaggctccaggctctgagctgtcagcacagagcccaatacaaggcttgaactcaggagctgtgcgatcatgacctgaggtgaagtcggacgcccaaccgactgagccacctaggcaccccaattcCCTTCATACTTTAAGTTGACTCTAAGATTTATCATTAGAAGTTTAAAGTgtagaaaaatgtaatttctattataatgtaaatattggcatttaaaaataaaagcccctTAGGACACTTTTTAATTTATCCTATGGAAACGTTATGCCCTAGAAGTTTACAACTCAACATTACCCATTTAAAAGTATATGAACAAGCTTTTCTTAACTGTCAGAAATTCGAAATTATTGCTCTGTCTCTTTGAAGTTGGTCCATTTTCCCACATGTGTATTTTTGCTTGAATATCTCATTATGATAACTCATATAATTGTAATAGTACGAGGAGTTATTTTATTGACTGTAACAATAGGCtccaaatgttaaaatgttttgttataacaatcattataataatatattaataaaaacaatataataatcTTTATGTTTTGTAAATTATAATCATAGGACTAATTTGTTTTGGACATTGTATTCCTTAATGAGGTGGATggagttttgcttttttccaaaTTACCTCATTTATTCACAAGTCAATATTGATTCAATGAAGTGGGGTTCATGCTTAGCTATTCTCAATTTTACTTTTATCAAAGTAAGCTGGGAGAACCCTTGGTTATGTAAGTAACTTAGTTGGGAGTGGAGggagttttgtttctgtgttgtgGCAATTAAGCCATAATTGAGAGTAACTGCTGTAATCAGCAATGGTCCTAAGAGAGGAGGTTCTGGCAAAGGAGAGTGACTTCATAGTGGGTACTCTGAAGACGGATTCCAGCCAGGCAGCGCTGGTATACATGAGGGACATGATGAGGTTGGTTCAAAGTGAGGGGCAATTTAAAATTGCCACTTGGAGCCTACTGTTTCTATTAGAATCAATTGCTATATCCAATGAAAACAGCAGATGCTTGGGTGACACTGACAGGAACAGATGTGCATAGGATAGACAAATCCCCTAGCCCTGCCCGAGCTCTCTAATCGGCCTCTACTGCCCTCTACTGGCAGAGTCTAACAGCCAGCCAGCAGGTGGAGGGAAAGTGTGGTTCCAACCTAGGCATCCCCAAGCAGAGCACAGAAGGGTTTGAAGCTGAGAGACAATGGCTTAGCAATTAACACAAAAAACCCTGTGACTCAtatttgtgcatgcatgtgttATAAACTATATAAACTGGGGGACTgagtatatataaatcacatataAAATCAAAATCCACTTGTTTTGCTATATCTtacaataagtatttattattaaatgtaagAGAAACATGTATCcttaagaaaacaggaaacatttcataagattaaataattttaggATTGAGtataactcaaaaatattttataatatttataaaaatagtgttTAATTGAATAATGCATAACTTTTCTAATGCACATCTTCACTACAACCAATCCCATATACACATgacttaattttttcatgtttaaaagtCATGtagtgaattttgaaaaatataatagttCATTAAAAATGTCAGTTTATTTACAAATACTAAATGTAATAAGTCACCCATTTGGAattattattctttctcattaGCAAAATAATCTAATAATAGATATTTAATTACGATTGCAAAAACGACCTGAAGTTAAACATGTGAAAAAAGCAATCCTTACTTTTtgaatctttctttaattttctttcatgtaaTTCCCCACTAAGAACTATGACTTATTTAGCTTTAGATCGGGGAGGAAAGACACAACACGATTCCCACTGCCCTGCTGATTTTTTCATAGTatatttatattcagaatatacaaaCACTGCCAAAATACTCTGATCCAAAATCATACGTGgctctaaaataaatatgcataaccAGACACAGCAAGCCGTAGTCAAGTGCATGGTGATTTAATGACTCATGAAGAGGACTTGCCTCTATATCCAGAATTGGAATTGTTCCCTTGCATGATGCTTAGAAGAGACAGAGGACTGGATGAGAAAAGTAGGCTTGAAGTATAAATGATTTTAAGAACACAGAATTTTTTCCACTATGCAATCATAATCCTAACAGAGCAAGAATGATAAAAACTAATCTCTTCCCACCAGAGATTGTTTGTCTGGCAGGGGAGGATTTGTCCTTCCTTCAGGATAGCTC is a genomic window of Acinonyx jubatus isolate Ajub_Pintada_27869175 chromosome D1, VMU_Ajub_asm_v1.0, whole genome shotgun sequence containing:
- the LOC128311681 gene encoding olfactory receptor 52D1-like, with amino-acid sequence MPASNISDDSLPGTLILTGIPGLEWAHVWIAIPFCAMYLVALAGNAALIMVIVTDSALHAPMYLFLCLLSLTDLALSSVTVPKMLAILWLHAGEISFGGCLAQMFCVHSIYTLESLVLLAMAFDRYVAICNPLRYTTILNHTVIGKIGLAGLCRSVAIVTPFIFLLRRLPYCGHHVMAHTYCEHMGIARLACANITVNIVYGLTVALLAMGLDAILIAISYGFILHAVFRLPSQDARHKALSTCGSHLGVILVFYIPAFFSFLTHRFGQHRVPKNVHIFLANLYVLVPPVLNPIIYGARTKEIRSRLLRLLHMRKVSL